The following proteins are encoded in a genomic region of Tenacibaculum sp. 190524A05c:
- a CDS encoding DUF6973 domain-containing protein, with protein MSVFAQSNYQKFKKLSSPKKWWVILHPFKAKKALLISKDVNKVSDSIRKSNLLDGDHSGGHVDAFRHAYWMARLKEEIGASAARSLGKAHEKENYLMYKKRKLEEGIVPDEISSEMDLFNNDVGLSLTTKGNKTPRKGLIYRVINAVLEGKMKVIKKDKKGNFLTCKGDIINPKSLKGKWKNTKCLVSSNAKKN; from the coding sequence ATGAGCGTTTTTGCTCAATCAAATTATCAAAAGTTTAAAAAACTATCTTCTCCAAAAAAATGGTGGGTAATTCTACATCCTTTTAAAGCAAAGAAAGCTTTGTTAATATCTAAAGATGTAAATAAAGTTAGTGATAGCATTAGAAAAAGCAATCTTTTAGATGGAGATCATTCTGGTGGACATGTAGATGCTTTCAGACATGCATATTGGATGGCAAGGTTGAAAGAAGAGATTGGTGCTTCTGCTGCAAGATCATTAGGTAAAGCACACGAAAAAGAGAATTACTTAATGTATAAAAAAAGAAAATTGGAGGAAGGAATTGTGCCGGATGAAATTTCTTCCGAAATGGATTTGTTTAATAATGATGTTGGTCTTTCTCTTACAACAAAAGGAAATAAAACCCCGAGAAAAGGATTAATTTATAGAGTTATCAATGCTGTTTTGGAAGGAAAAATGAAGGTGATTAAAAAAGATAAAAAAGGAAACTTCTTAACGTGTAAAGGAGACATAATAAATCCGAAGTCATTAAAAGGAAAATGGAAAAACACTAAATGTTTAGTTTCGTCAAATGCGAAAAAGAATTAG